GCGCCGGGGCCTGTCAGCGTGATCGCACCAACGGGGTCGCCTTCGATCCGGACAGTGTTCAGGCTGCCATTGACGCGGGCCAGCGGATGGCTTGCCGGCAGGACCAGCGGCTCAACGCGGCAGACGACGCCGTCATCGGTCAGCACACCTTCGGCAATCAGTTTGATACGGTACCCAAGACGGTCAGCCAGGCGCAGATCGAGCAGGCTGACCTTGTCGATGCCGGAGACGCTGACCTTCGAAAAATCCAGATCCGCTGAGAAGGCAATGGCTGACAGGATCGCAGCCTTGTGCGCCGCATCCATGCCCGACACGTCCAGCGTTGGGTCGGCCTCAGCAAAACCGAGCCGCTGAGCCTCGGCGAGCACGTCATCATACTCGCGTCCCTGCTCCAGCATGACCGTGGTGAGATAGTTGCACGTGCCGTTGAGGATGCCGGTGATACGTTTGACTTCGGTGCCGGCGAGGCTGTCTCGCAAGACGCGAACAACCGGGATGCCCCCGGCAACCGCTGCCTCGAACAGCAGATCGACCTGCTTCTCCTCAGCCAGGCGCGCCAGCGCCATGCCGTGCTTGGCAATCAGCGCCTTGTTTGCCGTGACAACGTGCTTCCCAGCTTTCAGGGCCGTCTCGACAGCGAACTTCGCAGGACCATCGGATCCCCCCATGAGTTCCACGAACACATCGACGTCAGGATCCTCGGCCAGCGTCGCAGCGTCGTCGAACCAGCGGTACGGGCTGATGTCGACCGGCCGGTTACGCGATTGGCTACGCGCGCTGACCCCGGTGATCTTCACTTCACCCGGCAGGCGTAAATTTTGCTGGCGCTCGACCAGTTCGATCAGGCCGCAGCCGACATGGCCGAGCCCGGCGATCCCTATCTTCAAAGGTCCCAACAGGGCCCCCTATTTGTTGCTCAATGTCCGGGCTGGTGCCTAGCTGGTTTGGCGCGCCGGGGAAAGGGGGGGACAGAGCAAACCAGCGCCATTGCAGAGGTTTCAAACAGCGTGCTTAATGCGCGGACAAAACTCACGAGGGAGGGCGAAACCATGCCGATCAATCAGGATGCCATTGGATCGAAAGGCACACCACGGACGTGGGCCTGGGATTCACGCGATGCGCTGCTCTATGCGCTTGGCGTTGGGTGCGGTGTCGCCGACCCGGTCGGTTCTGAACTGGAATTCACGACCGAGAACACGATGGGGGTCGACCAGAAAGTCCTGCCCACCTTCTGCGTCCTGGCCGGGTTCAACGCCCAGGGCGGCAAGAGCGCCATGTCGAACGCAGGAACCTATGACCCCCGCATGCTGGTGCATGGCGAACAGGGCATTCGCCTGCATCGGCCGATCCCGGTGGAAGGCGAAATTTCGATCGTGGATGAGATCACCGGCATCTATGACAAAGGCAAAGGCGCCGTGGTCGCCACAAAGGCTGAAGCGACGCTCGCCGCAGATGGCAAGCCGCTGTTCGAGCTGACCTCATCTGTCTTCATCGTCGGCGAAGGCGGTTTCGGCGGTGACAGAGGCCCATCGGACAAGACAAATGCCGCTCCGGAGCGGGCACCTGACCATGCCGTCACCTATCAGACCCGCCCGGATCAGGCCCTGCTCTACCGCCTCAGCGGCGATCGCAACCCGTTGCATTCAGACAAGAAATTCTCTGACGTCGGCGGATTCCCGAAGCCCATCCTGCATGGCCTGTGCACCTACGGGTTCACGGGGCGTGCCCTGCTGGCATCGCTGTGCGGCAATGATCCTGCCCGCTTCAAGGCGATGGACGGCCGTTTCTCGTCGCCGGTCCTGCCGGGTGAGGCCCTGACGATCAATATCTGGACCGGCGAAGGTGAGGACGGCACGGCCATCTTCCAGACCGTCGGCGGCGACGGCCGTGTCGTTCTCAACAATGGTGGGTTCAGTTACGCCTGATCCTGAAGGCTACTCGGCCGCAGCGACTGCGCCGATTTCCTTCACGCCGCGCTTCTCCAGGAACTTCCGGATGTTGCGGGCGGCCTGGCGGATGCGCTGTTCATTTTCGACGAGGGCGATACGGACATGGCCGTCGCCATGCTCGCCGAAGCCGGCGCCGGGGGCGACGGCAACATGGGCCTCATTGATGAGCTGCAGGGCAAATTCCAGGCTGCCGAGGTCCTTCAGCTGTTCCGGGATCGGCGCCCATGCGAACATGGAAGCTGCCGGGCTCGGCACCGGCCAGCCGGCACGGGTGAAGCTCTCCACCAGCACGTCGCGGCGTGACTTGTAGATGGCGCGGATATCATCCACGCAATCCTGCGGTCCATCGAGCGCAGCCACAGCAGCGACCTGAATCGGCGTGTAAGCCCCATAATCGAGATAGGATTTCACGCGGGCGAGCGCCGAAATCAGCGCCTCGTTCCCGGCCACGAAGCCCATGCGCCAGCCGGCCATGGAATAGGTCTTCGACATGGTCGTGAACTCGACCGCGATATCCTTCGCCCCATCGACCTGCAGGATCGAGGGGGTCGGTTCGTCGAAATAGATCTCGTTGTAGGCCAGATCCGAAAGGATCCAGATCTCATGCTTCTTCGCGAACTTGACGGCTTCTTTATAGAAGTCGAGATCGCAGACGGCAGCGGTCGGGTTGGACGGATAGCACAGCACCATGGCCGTTGGCGGCGGCACGGAATAATGCACGGCCTTGCCAAGGTTCGACAGGTACTGTTCCGGCGTCTGGGCTGGTACACCGCGGATAGAAGCCCCGGCGATGATGAAGCCGAAATGGTGCAGCGGATAGGATGGATCCGGCGCAAGGATCACATCGCCCGGCGCCGAAATGGCCTGGGCGAGGTTCGCAAACCCCTCCTTGGAGCCGAGCGTGACGATCACTTCCCGGTCCTTGTCCAGCTTCACATCGAAGCGCCGCTTGTAATAGTCCGTCAGCGCGCGTCGGAGGCCCGGAATCCCGCGTGAGGCGGAATAGCCGTTTACGTCCGGCCGGCGGGCGGTTTCGCACAGCTTGTCGACAATGTGCTTCGGGGTCGGCATGTCCGGGTTGCCCATGCCGAGATCGATGATGTCCGCCCCATCTGCGCGAAGGGCCGCCTTGGTGCGGTTTACCTGCTCAAAAACGTAAGGGGGAAGTCGGCGGATCTTGTGAAAATCGGTATTCATTTGCGTCTGACCTTGAGGCCTTCAGTAACTCTGGGAACGTTAAACGCAGCTTCGATCTGAGCGATCTCTTCCTGCGTCAGGAAATCGGGATCAGCGGGCAGCCCCGCGAATTCCGCTTCTACCCGCTTCAGCAGCACGGCCATCTGGCCGGCAACATCCACGGGTGGCTCCGCTCGTTCATTAGCGTCAAAATAGGCCTGCAATATGTCCACACGGGCGGCTGCGGCAGGCAGCGTCTTGCCGGGAAGCTGGTCGGCAGGGATTTCCTGCACTTCAGCCAGCTTCGGATAGCCCTCTCCCCGGATTTCCTTGCGGCGGCCATCATACCAGTCTGGCGCCTGGTCAATTGCCGCCCGAACACGGGTAAAAGAGTTCGAACAGCCCGCAATGAGCAGAATCGACACGCTTAAAAGGGGAATCGTCGTGTTTTTCATGCTGAAACTCACTAAATCACAAATATTCGGGCGCATAGTAAAGGACAGCTAAAACAGGCATAATTTGTACGAATGAGTGGCAGCGAGCGAATCAAGGAGACCCCCGCGCCCCTGGCTGAACTGATGATGAGCCAGGATCCGGCGCGTATGCAGGTGCTGATGACGACGCTCGCGTTGGCGAACGTCGAATCTCAGGGCTTGCTCGCTGACGTGATGATGGGCTCCGGCCCGCTGGGCACGGTCTCCCAAGGCGATCCGATGCGGGTGGGCGAGGCATTCCGTGCCGTCGGCTGGAGTTTCGCGACCAATCCCGCCGCCATGTTCAACGCCAATCTCGAGCTAATGACCAGCTGGATGAAGCTGTGGCAGGAAATGTCCATGGAGGCGATCTCCGGCAAGCCGGAGAAGGACAAGGACAAACGCTTTTCCGACCCCGAATGGGCTAGCAATCCGGGCTTCCGCTTTATCCGCAAAGCTTATGAAGTGAATGCCAACTGGATGAACAGCCTGGCCGACCAGGCCCCCGGCCTGCCGGAAAACCTGCAGCTGCGCGCGAAGTTCTTTACCCAGCTCCTGACCGACACGCTGTCGCCAACCAATTATCTCGGCTCAAACCCGACGGCTTTGCGCGCCTTCTTCGAAACCGGCGGCCAGAGCGTCCTGGAAGGCCTGCGCCTTGCCCGCGCGGACGTGAAGAAAGGCGGCGGCAAGCTGTATATCAGCCAGACCGATGAAACGCCGTTCAGGCTGGGCGAGAATATCGCGACTGCACCGGGCCAGGTTGTCTTCCGCAACGACCTGATCGAGCTGATCCACTATGCACCGACTCAGGAAAAGACCTATTCCCGCCCGCTGCTGATCTTCCCGCCATGGATCAACAAGTTCTACATCCTGGACCTCCAGGAAAAGAACTCAATGATCCGCTGGCTGGTCGACAAGGGTGTCCCGGTTTTCGTGGTGTCGTGGCGCTCGGCAGACGAAGTTACGCAGGACTACACCTGGGACGACTATGTCCAGAAAGGCGCCTACGCCGCGGTTGAAGCGACGATGCAGGCATCCGGCGCGACTGGCGTCAACACGGTCGGCTACTGTATCGGCGGCACGATGTTGTCATCGGCGCTCGGACACATGGCCAAGACCGGATACGACAAGATCAAATCAGCCACGTTCTTTGCCTCGCAATCGGATTTCGAACTCGCCGGCGACCTGAGAGTCTTCACCGATGGTCCGGGACGCAGTTATATCGACGGTATCATCGAAGAAAATGGCGGTGTGATGCCGGGCTCGATGATGTACGAGACATTCAATTGGCTACGCCCGATCGATCTCGTCTGGCGCTACGTCATCGACGAATACATGCTGGGCAAGGCGCCCCGCCCGTTCGACCTGCTCTATTGGAACGCCGACCAGACCAACATTCCGGGCAAGGTGCACCAGCGCTACCTGAAAGACTGTTATGACGAGAACCGCCTGTCGACGGGCAGCTTCGATGTGCTGGGCGAAACGGTGAACCTGAAAGACGTGAAGATCCCGGTCATGGTGCAGGCCAGCAAGGACGATCACATCTGCCCGTTCGAGAGCGTCTACCGGACTTCCCTGGTCTTTGGCGGCGACACGCAATTCGTCTTGTCCGGGTCCGGACATATCGCCGGTGTCGTGAACCACCCGGACGCAAAGAAATACCAGCACTGGCTGAACCCCGACCTCGCTGAGACGGGCGGCGAGTGGCTGGAAAATGCCGAAGAAGTCCCCGGCTCCTGGTGGCCGACCTGGTGGGACTGGCTGCGCCCGAAATCGGGCCGCAAGGTCGAGGCAAAGCAGCCGAAAGACATGGGCCTCGGCGCCGCACCCGGCAACTACGCCAAAGTGCGCCTCTCCGATATCGACTTGCCGCTTTAGGCTTCGAGTCCCGCCTGTTCGTCCAGCCCCAGCGCGATGTTGAGGTTCTGCACGGCCGCGCCGGATGCCCCCTTGCCGAGATTGTCGAGCCGCGCAACGAGGCGGGCTTCCTCATCTGATCCGAACACGAATAGTTCCAGCCGGTTGGTGCCGTTGCAGGCTTCCGGCTCCAGCCCCGTCAGCGCGTCACATTCCGCCAGCGAAGGCACTTTTACAAAGGCCTCCCCCTCATAGGCTTTTGCCAGCGCGGCATGCAGGTCAGCACGTTTCGGCTTTCCCGGCAGTGCCCACAGCGGCAAGGCAATCTGGGTCAGCATGCCCTGCGCAAAACGCCCGACCGACGGCAGGAACATGGGCGCATGATCCAGCCGCCCATAGCGCTTCATCTCCGGCAGGTGCTTGTGCTTCTGCGTCAGGGCGTAGATGCGGTGATTGTCCTGCGTGCCACCATCCTCGAACTCGGCGATCATTGCCTTGCCCCCGCCCGAATAGCCGGACACCGCGCTCACCGTCACCGGCAGCGATGCCGGCACAAGGCCTGCTCCGGTCAGCGGACGCATCAGGGCAATCATGCCGGTCGGGTAACAGCCCGGATTGGCAATCCGGCGGCAGGCCCGCAGGGCGGCCCGCTGTGTCTTGTCCATTTCCGGAAAGCCATAGGTCCACCCGGACGCCGTCCGGTGGGCAGAAGACGCATCGATCACCACCGTGTTGTGGCTGGTCACCAGCGACACGCCAAGGCGGGCCGCCTCGTCCGGCAGGCAGAGAATCACGGCGTCGGCCATGTTCATCAGGCGCGCGCGCTCGTCATTGTCCTTCCGCTTGTCCGGATCGATCGAGATCAATTCCAGGTCAGACCGGCCCCGCAGGCGGTCGGCAATCTGAAGTCCGGTCGTACCGGCTTCGCCATCAATGAAAACTTTGGGCAGCATTGCGTTCTCGTCCCTTTGCAAACGCAAGACAAAAGAAAAGCGGGCGCTCCGTCACCGAAGCGCCCGCCCGAAAAGAATAAACCGGATGCGGCTTAGCGCTTCGAGAACTGGAAGCTACGGCGGGCTTTCGCCTTACCGTACTTCTTACGCTCGACGACACGCGGGTCGCGGGTCATGAAGCCGAACGGCTTGAGCACGCGGCGCAGGCCCGGCTCGTAGTTCACAAGGGCGCGGGAAATGCCGTGGCGCACAGCGCCGGCCTGCCCCATGAGGCCGGAGCCTTTCACGGTGGCGATCACGTCAAACTCGGTCTCGCGGCCTGCTTCGATCAGCGGCTGGGCAATCACCATGCGCAGCACCGGGCGCGCAAAGTACTGTTCCTGGTCGCGGCCATTGATCGTGATCTTGCCGGATCCCGGCTTGATCCAGACGCGGGCGACGGCTTCCTTGCGGCGGCCGGTGCCGTAAGCACGGCCCTGAGCGTCGATTTTCGGTTCTACGAGAGTTTCCTCAGGAGCGGCGGTGATGGTTTCGTCACCAGTCATGGTGCCGAGGTCCTGGAGGGAGTTTGCAGTATCGGTCATAATGATCAGGCCGTTTTGACGTTTTTGCGGTTCATCGACGCGAAGTCGACGGTTTCGGGGCTCTGGGCCGTGTGCGGGTGCTCGGCACCGGCATAGACGCGCAGTTTCGAGAACTGCTTACGCGCCAGCGGGCTTTCTTTCGGCAGCATGCGCTTGACGGCCAGTTCGATGGCGCGCTCCGGGAAGCGGCCGGAAAGGATCTTGCCGGCCGTGGTCGACTTGATGCCGCCCGGATAACCGGTGTGGCGGTAGTAGACCTTATCAGTCAGCTTGTTGCCGGTGAATTTGGCCTTTTCCGCATTGATCACAACGACATGGTCGCCGGTATCGATGTGCGGAGTAAAGTCAGGCCGGTGCTTGCCGCGCAGGCGCTTGGCGACGTAAGAAGCAAGACGTCCGACAACGACATCAGTCGCGTCGATCACGACCCACTTATTCTCGACGTCCACGGGTGCGTTATAGGTTTTCATCGCTCTACTCAGAGCCTCTCGCTTTCGGAGTTCATGGAATGGAATTCAAGCGCTGGCGTTTAAGCGCCACATCCACCGTTGTCAACGCAGGGCTTGGTCTTGCCCTGCTTTTTGCCACGGCGGCCTGCAGCAAGCCGGAACAAGCGTCAGAATCCCCCCCGGAAACCTCTGCAATCACTGCAGATGTGGAGCTTCCGGCTGTGTGGGCGACACGTACACTGGAATCACCTGTCTCCGCAATCGCTCTTTCAGGTGGTTCACGAGGTATTCTGGCGGTCGCCTATGAGAGCGGCGGCCTGCAATTTTTCGATATGGAAGCCGAGCGGATCGGCGAACCGACCAATTTCCGCGTCAAGGCGCTGGCGGGCGGCCAGTCCACCAATATCGGCGGGAGCACGCTGACCGTATTTCCGGGCGTTGACCGCGAAGGCACCGTGAAAGCCTATGTCTTCGGCGACGGCCTGATCGCCCCGGCGCAGGTGGACCTGTCGGTCGACGGCGAAACCTTCATCGAAGGCCTCTGCTCCGGCCCGGCCGGAACGGAAGGCATCATGCGGCTCGCTTTCTGGACCCTCGGCGACAATCGGGTTCTGCAGGCCGGGATCGTCAAGGAGAACAATGGCGAACTGGCCTGGGAACGCGGCGAATCCACATTCACCGATTTCCCCATCCATTCCTGTGCCTACACCAGCGATACACTGGTCGCCTCGCCCCGGGCCATGGCGGCTGCGCCGCTGATCCGCGGCAAGGTCTCTGCGCTTCTGTCGCTGGAACCGGATTCGGGCCTCAAACTGTCCACCGATCTCGGCATGACCACGACGGACGTGAACATCCGCGACGGCCTCAGCGTCTTTGCCCCGGAGAAACCCGTCGCAATGGCCGCAATGGGCCGGATGATGTCAGGCGGCTATCCGGGCGGCGTGATTGCGCTGGCTGGCGAGGTTGAACCCGGCAAGAGCCAGGTCGTGTTCGTCGACCCGAGCCCGATCACGCTGCCGGACGAGCAAACCGGGTCGAACTAAGCCGGCGCATCCGGGCGCGCCGTCAGCCAGGCAAGGCGGACGGCCGCCAGCGTCACCACAACCCCGATCGCCTGATGCAGCAGGGCAAGGTTCATCGGCGCGGCATGCAGCAGCGTCATGATTCCCCAGATGGCCTGCAGGCTCACCAGACCGGCAAAGACGATGAAGCTGCGCCCGTGCGCGGTTTTCCGGAACACAAACGCCGCCACGAGGCTCGCTGCCCAGATCGCATAGGCAATGATCCGGTGATTGAACTGCGTTGCCGCGCGCCCTTCGAACAGGCTGCGGATACCGAGGTCGCCCTCCAGATAGTGTGACGGCACCAGCTCGCCCGCCATCAGCGGCCAGTCATTATAGCTGCGTCCGGCGTCCAGCCCCGCAACCAGCGCACCGGCCGCCATCTGCACGAACACCGCCAAGAGAAGCAGTTTCGCCGTCACCCGCACGACGCGGGACGCCGGGCTGCGCTCACGATTGCCGAGGTCCAGCCACAACCAGGCGACCATGGCGATGATGAGCAGCGCCAATATGAAGTGCGTCATCAGGCGATAAGGCGCGACATCCACCCGGGTCGTTTCGCCGATTCCGCTCGACACCATCCACCAGCCGATTGCCCCCTGAAGCCCGCCCAGGACGACGAGGCCCAGAAGCTTCGACAGAAGTGGCCGCGTCAGCCACTTTCGAACGGCGAACACGGCAATGCCCAGCACGGCAACGAGGCCGACCATCCGCCCGAAGAAACGATGCCCCCACTCCCACCAAAAGATGTGCTGGAACTCCGACATCGACATGCCGTGATTGATGTAACGGTATTCGGCCGTATCCCTGTATTTGGCGAATGCCTCGTTCCAGGCGTCCGCCGAAAGCGGCGGGATCGCCCCTTTGATCGGGTCCCATTCTGTAATCGACAGTCCGGAATCGGTCAGGCGTGTCGCCCCGCCGATCAGGATCATCGCATAGACCATCAGGCCCACCAGAATCAGCCAGCGGCGGATCCAGATGGCAGCAGCAGGGGGGATTGTGGTTTCGCTCATGCGCTTTAATTGACGTGAGGATGCCGCACGGCAAGGGTCTGCGGGGTCGCATCTGCACAAAGGACTGCATTCATGCGCAAGCCCCTCACCGCCCTGCTCCTGCTGGTCTATCTGTTCGCTTATATTGTTCTGGCCGCCACCATTGGCGGCATGACCTCGGCATGGCCGCGCTGGGCGGAGCTGGCATTCTATGTGGTGGCCGGTATTGCCTGGATCTTCCCGCTGAAGCCGCTGTTTGCCTGGATGAACAGCGGCGCACCGCCACCGGAAGACGACTAGATCTGCCTGCGCCACTGCCGCCGGTGACAAAAGCTTCACCATGTCCGAATTGACGCGCAGGCACGCGCGTGCATGCTGCAGCGCACAATTGATTTTCGGAGTTACCGCAAGGTCTTACAATCAATGGACTTTCAACCCGCCGATTAAGCAGAAGCGCAGGTTTTCCTGATAGGAAGGGTCCCGATACAGCCGCCCAACGGCCCGGAGCAGAAGCCCGATGCCCAATACACCTCGAAGCAAACCAGCCTCTCACGGCGGCAGCAGCCCGCTGCCATCTGATCCGGATGCCGCGCGCCAGGCCGCTTTCGAGGCCATGGACCGGATGCGGGACATCCTCATCAGCCGGTATTCCGGCGGCCTTTCCCCAGCCTCTCTGGCGCTGGCCTATATGGATTGGGCGCTGCACCTTCAGGCCGCCCCGGGCAAACAGCTGGAAATGGTACAGAAGGCGTTCCGCAAGAGCAGCCGGCTGTCGACCTATCTGCTCTCCACGATGGGGCAGGAGGAAGCCGATAGCTGTATCGAGCCTTTGCCTGGCGACAACCGCTTCCAAGACCCGGCCTGGCGCAAGCAGCCCTTCGGTATCTGGTCGCAATCCTTCCTTCTGACCCAACAATGGTGGCACAATCTGACCCACGACGTGCCGGGCGTCAGCCCGCACCATGAGGAGGTCGTTTCCTTCGTCGCGCGCCAGCTGCTGGACGTATATTCCCCGTCGAACAATCCTTTCACGAATCCCGAAGTGCTGGAACGGGCCCGCGAAACCGGCGGGCGGAACTTCATCGACGGCTTCAACAACTGGCGCGAAGACGTAAGCCGTCAGATCCAGCGCAAACCTCCGGTCGGCACTGAAGACTTCATCCCCGGCGAGGACGTCGCGGTCACGCCCGGCAAAGTGGTGTTCCGCAATCACCTGATCGAACTGATCCAGTATTCCCCCGCAACAAAAGAGGTTCACCCCGAACCGATTCTGATCGTGCCAGCCTGGATCATGAAATACTATATCCTCGACCTCTCCCCCGGGAATTCGATGATAAAATACCTCACGGAGCAGGGCTTCACCGTCTTCGCGATTTCGTGGCGAAATCCATCTGCCGACGATCACGACCTGTCGCTGAACGACTACCGCCGGATGGGCGTGATGGATGCGCTGGAAGCAATCAACACCATCTGTCCGGACCGGAAGGTTCACGCGACCGGCTATTGTCTCGGCGGAACTTTGCTGTCCATTGCTGCCTCCGCCATGGCGCGGGACGGCGATGACCGGCTGGCCTCTGTGTCTCTGCTGGCGGCCCAGACCGATTTCAGCGAGCCGGGTGAACTCGCCTTGTTCATTGACCACAGCCAGATGCACTTCCTTGAAAGCATCATGTGGAACCGCGGCTTCCTCTCGGCCGATGAAATGGCCGGTGCCTTCCAGCTGCTGCGGTCCAATGACCTGCTCTGGTCCCGCCTCGTTCGGGAATACATGATGGGCGAGCGTGCTCCGATGTTCGACCTCATGGCATGGAACGCCGATACGACCCGCATGCCCTACCGGATGCATGCGGAATATCTGAAGAAGCTCTACATCAACAATGATCTCGCCAACGGGCGGTTCATGGTGGAGGGCCGTCCGGTTACGCTGCAGGGGCTTCGCGCACCGATCTTCGCCGTTGGAACCGAGCACGATCATGTTGCGCCGTGGCGGTCTGTCCACAAGATCCACCAGCTGGCCGACACGGATATCACTTTCACCCTGACCAATGGCGGACACAATGCCGGCATCGTCAGCGAGCCCGGACACAATGGCCGCCACTATCACATCGCCCACCACCGGCACCGCGACCAGATCCTCAGTCCCGACCAATGGCTGGAAGCCGCGAAAGAGAAATCCGGCTCTTGGTGGGACGGCTGGTCTGCTTGGCTGGCAAAGCATTCCTCGCCCGATATGGTTCGCCCACCCAGAATGGGGGCGGCGCGCAAGGGCTATCCCGTACTTGATGAGGCGCCCGGAACCTATGTATTTGAGAGATAGGAGCCGCCACCCATGATTGAGACCTTTCTTGAGAACCGTACCTACGACCAGATCAAGGTCGGCGATACGGCATCGCTGGAGCGCACAGTTACCGAGAACGACATCGAACTGTTCGCGCTCGTTTCCGGCGATGTGAACCCGGCCCACCTCGATGCGGAGTTCGCCGCGAAGGACATCTTCGGCAAACCGGTTGCCCATGGCATGTGGACGGCGTCGCTGGTGTCCGCCGTGCTGGGCACGACCCTGCCCGGCCCCGGCTGCATCTATCTCGGCCAGACCATTGCCTTCACCAAGCCTGTCTTTCCCGGCGATACCGTCACGGCCACCGCCACCGTGCTGGAGAAGCAGGACAAGAAGCGCCTCGTCCGGCTCGAAACAATCTGCACCAATCAGGATGGCGACACCGTCCTGAAAGGTGAAGCGACCGTCATCGCCCCGAAGGACAGCGTCCGCGTCAAGCGCAAGCACATGCCGGGCATCCGCCTGCGCCGGCATGACCGCTATGATGCGTTTATTGCGCGCGCCAAGGCCTCCCCGACCGTCCGGGCCGCCATCGTTCATCCCTGCTCCGCCATCGCCATTCAGGGCGCCGTCGAGGTTCGGGACGAAGACCTGCTGGAGCCCGTCCTGATCGGCCCGCGCGCCAAGATCGAGGCGGCGGCCGAAGAAGCCGGCGTCTCGATTGACGGGTTCGATATCATCGAGACCGAGCATAGCCACGCCGCCGCCGCGACAGCCGTGGAGATGGCCGTCAAGGGTGATGTCTCCGTCCTCGTGAAAGGCAGTCTCCATACAGATGAGCTTCTTGGCGCCGTCCTCGCCCATGATTCCGGCCTGCGGACCGAACGCCGCATCAGCCATGTCTACGCCATGGATATTCCGCTTTATGACAAGCCGCTGATCGTGACCGACGCGGCCGTCAACATTCTTCCCTCCCTCGATCAAAAGCGCGACATCTGCCAGAACGCCGTGGACCTGATGCACCAGCTGGGCGTGGAAGAGCCGCTGGTCGCTGTCCTCGCCGCCGTTGAGACCGTGAACGCCGACATGCCCGCGACGCTGGATGCCGCCGCCCTCACCGTTATGGCGGCGCGTGGCCAGATCGCCGGGGCCCGCGTCGATGGCCCGCTGGCATATGACAATGCGATCAGCATGGCGGCGGCGAAAACCAAGGGCATCGTCTCGCCGGTCGCCGGGCAGGCGGACATTCTCCTGGTGCCG
This region of Hyphomonas adhaerens MHS-3 genomic DNA includes:
- a CDS encoding COX15/CtaA family protein — protein: MSETTIPPAAAIWIRRWLILVGLMVYAMILIGGATRLTDSGLSITEWDPIKGAIPPLSADAWNEAFAKYRDTAEYRYINHGMSMSEFQHIFWWEWGHRFFGRMVGLVAVLGIAVFAVRKWLTRPLLSKLLGLVVLGGLQGAIGWWMVSSGIGETTRVDVAPYRLMTHFILALLIIAMVAWLWLDLGNRERSPASRVVRVTAKLLLLAVFVQMAAGALVAGLDAGRSYNDWPLMAGELVPSHYLEGDLGIRSLFEGRAATQFNHRIIAYAIWAASLVAAFVFRKTAHGRSFIVFAGLVSLQAIWGIMTLLHAAPMNLALLHQAIGVVVTLAAVRLAWLTARPDAPA
- a CDS encoding PHA/PHB synthase family protein gives rise to the protein MPNTPRSKPASHGGSSPLPSDPDAARQAAFEAMDRMRDILISRYSGGLSPASLALAYMDWALHLQAAPGKQLEMVQKAFRKSSRLSTYLLSTMGQEEADSCIEPLPGDNRFQDPAWRKQPFGIWSQSFLLTQQWWHNLTHDVPGVSPHHEEVVSFVARQLLDVYSPSNNPFTNPEVLERARETGGRNFIDGFNNWREDVSRQIQRKPPVGTEDFIPGEDVAVTPGKVVFRNHLIELIQYSPATKEVHPEPILIVPAWIMKYYILDLSPGNSMIKYLTEQGFTVFAISWRNPSADDHDLSLNDYRRMGVMDALEAINTICPDRKVHATGYCLGGTLLSIAASAMARDGDDRLASVSLLAAQTDFSEPGELALFIDHSQMHFLESIMWNRGFLSADEMAGAFQLLRSNDLLWSRLVREYMMGERAPMFDLMAWNADTTRMPYRMHAEYLKKLYINNDLANGRFMVEGRPVTLQGLRAPIFAVGTEHDHVAPWRSVHKIHQLADTDITFTLTNGGHNAGIVSEPGHNGRHYHIAHHRHRDQILSPDQWLEAAKEKSGSWWDGWSAWLAKHSSPDMVRPPRMGAARKGYPVLDEAPGTYVFER
- a CDS encoding DUF2842 domain-containing protein is translated as MRKPLTALLLLVYLFAYIVLAATIGGMTSAWPRWAELAFYVVAGIAWIFPLKPLFAWMNSGAPPPEDD
- a CDS encoding bifunctional enoyl-CoA hydratase/phosphate acetyltransferase, giving the protein MIETFLENRTYDQIKVGDTASLERTVTENDIELFALVSGDVNPAHLDAEFAAKDIFGKPVAHGMWTASLVSAVLGTTLPGPGCIYLGQTIAFTKPVFPGDTVTATATVLEKQDKKRLVRLETICTNQDGDTVLKGEATVIAPKDSVRVKRKHMPGIRLRRHDRYDAFIARAKASPTVRAAIVHPCSAIAIQGAVEVRDEDLLEPVLIGPRAKIEAAAEEAGVSIDGFDIIETEHSHAAAATAVEMAVKGDVSVLVKGSLHTDELLGAVLAHDSGLRTERRISHVYAMDIPLYDKPLIVTDAAVNILPSLDQKRDICQNAVDLMHQLGVEEPLVAVLAAVETVNADMPATLDAAALTVMAARGQIAGARVDGPLAYDNAISMAAAKTKGIVSPVAGQADILLVPDLEAGNMLAKQLIYFADAIAAGLILGARVPIVLTSRADPLTARMASAALARLSVGMTYTKPGS